The following proteins come from a genomic window of Mustelus asterias chromosome 1, sMusAst1.hap1.1, whole genome shotgun sequence:
- the LOC144501289 gene encoding myosin light chain 5-like, with translation MTLFLQSTHQNSTLKPPGETQSSRKTKKKEGGAKRAQRASSNVFSSFEQTQIQEFKEAFTLIDQNRDGFIDKEDLKDTYASLGKLNVKDDELESMLREATGPINFTMFLNLFGEKLHGSDPEEVMLNAFKMFDPDAKGHISKDELRLMLMTQADKFTAAEADQMFQSSPIDGAGNLDYKSLCYIITHGEEKEE, from the exons atgactctgttcCTGCAATCAACTcatcaaaactctactctgaaacccccaGGGGAGACCCAA TCGAGCAGAAAAACCAAGAAGAAGGAAGGCGGCGCCAAGCGAGCTCAGAGAGCTTCATCCAATGTCTTCTCCAGTTTTGAACAGACCCAGATCCAGGAATTTAAGGAG GCTTTCACTTTGATCGATCAGAACAGAGATGGCTTTATTGACAAAGAGGATCTGAAAGACACTTACGCATCCTTGG gCAAACTCAATGTAAAAGATGATGAATTAGAATCCATGTTACGTGAAGCCACTGGTCCAATTAACTTCACCATGTTTTTAAATCTGTTTGGAGAAAAGTTACATG GTTCTGATCCAGAAGAGGTGATGctaaatgcatttaaaatgttTGATCCCGATGCCAAAGGACACATTAGCAAAGATGA ACTAAGACTTATGCTCATGACACAAGCTGACAAATTCACTGCCGCAGAG GCTGACCAAATGTTTCAGTCCTCTCCCATTGATGGAGCGGGCAACTTGGATTACAAATCTCTCTGCTACATCATCACACACGGTGAAGAGAAGGAAGAATGA